The Streptomyces sp. B3I8 nucleotide sequence CCACCTCGGACATGGGCGCGAGCAGCGGCAGCGTGCGGCCGGGCAGTTCGACGGTCTCGTAGGCGATGGCGGTGGTGCCCGACTCCAGCAGGGCGTCGGTGCACTCCTTGGACGCGGCCAGGTGCAGATAGGTGAAGAGGATCTGGTCCTTGCGCAGGCGGTGGTACTCCTCGGCGACCGGCTCCTTGACCTTCAGCAGCAGGTCGGCCGTGGCCCACACCTCGTCGGGGGTGTCCAGGATGCGGGCGCCGGCGGCGGTGTACTCGTCGTCCGTGATGGAGGAGCCGAGGCCGGCGCCCCGCTCCACCACGACCTGGTGACCCCCTCGAACGAGCTCGTGCACACCGGCCGGGGTGATGGCCACGCGGAACTCGTTGTTCTTGACCTCGCGGGGAATACCGACCTTCACGTCGATCACGGTCCTTGGTTCGCAGGAAACGTCAATGACTACATACCCGGACGCATGCGAGCACACCGGGGCAGACCGCGCGAGTGGCGCGGCCAAATCAGTCTAATGAAGGTGTTCCCTCTGTCCAGCCTTCCAAAGGCCAAATCTTCTGCGGATGCACTACGGATTTCGCAGGTGTTTCCGGCGCACTCCCTTATCCTCGCCCGTCGGTGGCGCTCGACTCCGTCGGCGGCACGGCCCCGCGCAGCCGCGCGGCCGCGCCCCGGTGCAGCCGGGCGCCCGCCGGATCCCCCGTGCGTTCCAGGGTCTCGGCGAGCCGGGTGTGCAGGTCGGCCTGCAACTCCCCGTCCTCCGCGTGCCGGGCCAGTTCGACCGCCTGCCGGCAGGTCTCCAGCGCCTCGTCCGCGTGCCCGGCGGCCTCCTGCGCCCCGGCCAGTTCCCCCAGCGCCCGCGCCTGCGCGACGACGTCGCCGGCCCGCCGGTACCCCGTGACCGCGGACCGCCAGGAACGCATCGCCTCCGCGTACCGTCCCGCGCGGGCGTGCGCCCCGCCGATCCGGCCGTGCAGCCGCGCGGCGTCCGCCCGTTCGTCCCGGGCGAGCCGCTCGGCGAGTGCCCGCCCGAACCAGTCGGCGGCCCGGTCGGGGTCCCCCAGTTCCAGGTGGGCGGCGCCCACGGATTCCGTCGCGCGGCCGGTGGCGTACGGGTCGCCCGCCTCGCGCCCGGCGTCCAGCGCGGCCCGGTAGCGGGCCAGCGCATCACGGGTACGGCCGGCCCGGACGTCCAGGTCGGCGAGGTTGAGCAGCGCCGCCGCCCGCTCCCGGGGCAGGTCGCGGCGCTCGGCGACCTCGAGGACGAGCCGGTGGATGCCGTACAGCTCGGGTGCCGCGGCCCGGGTGCCGAAGTGCGCCACCATGGCCCGCACGAGCTGCGACATCAGCCGCCGGGCCAGGGTGTCCAGTTCGCCGTCGTCGACAGCGAGCCGGGCGGCGGCCAGCAGCGCGGGCTGCCGGGCGCGCAGCCAGTCGGCGGCGGCGCGCGGGTCGGGGAAGCGCAGCGCGGGCGGGGTGTTCAGCAGTTTCTCCCGCGCGCGGGGGCTGTCGGTCTCGGTCACCGCCCGGCAGGACTGCAGCAGGCGCAGCGTGCGCTCCAGCATCCGGGCGCGGGCCAGCCGCAGCTCGCCGGGGCGGTCCTCGGCCTCGGCGCGGGCGCGCAGCAGGGGCTGGAGGCAGCCCGGGACCTCGTACTGCGGCAGCGGCGTGGGCAGGCGGTGCAGGAACCCGGCGTCGACGCAACTGTCGAGGACGGCGCGGGCGGCCTCCACCGAGCAGCCGGCCAGCGCGGCGGCGGTCTGCGGGTCGGCCGGGACGGCGGGGACGAGGGCGAGCAGCCGCAGCATGCGACGGGCGGGGGCGGGCAGTCCGGCGTACGCGAGCCGGAACACCTTGGCGAGCGGGGTACCGAAGGGGGTGCCGAGCGGTGCGCCGCCCTCGGTGTCGGCGTTCAGGTGCCGGGTGACGTCGGCGACGGCGGCCTTGGGGCGGGCGGCCAGCCAGCCCCCCGCGAGGACCAGCGCGGCGGGCTGCCCGCCGCATGCCTCGGCGAGCTGCTCGGCGGCGCGCGGGTCGACGGTGACGCGGACGGCGCCGGTGCGGCGGGCGAGCAGCGCCACCGCGGACGCGGTGTCCAGGCCGCCGACCGTGCAGGGGCGGACGTCGGAGATGCCGGTCAGCGGTCCCCGGGAGACGGCGACGACGAGGCAGTCGGGGCTGTCCGGCAACAGCGCGTCGACCTGTTCGGCGCCGGCCGCGTCGTCCAGCAGGAGCAGTACGCGCCGCTCGGAGAGGGCCTCGCGCAGCAGATGACTGAGTTCGTCCTCGTCGGCCCCGGGCGGCACTGGCCGGCCGAGCGCGGAGAGCAGGTGGCGGGCGGTGCGCTCGGTGGGGACGGGGGTGCCGTCGGGTTCGCTCAGGCGGGCGCGGAGCACCCCGTCCTCGTAGCGGTCCGCCACCCGGCGCAGCAGTTCCTCGGCGAGTGCGGTACGGCCCTGCCCGGGGCGCCCGGCGATGAGCAGCACCCGGGCGCGCGGGGCCTTGCGGCCGGAGAGGGTGTCGAGGCCGGCCCGGGCGATGTCGGCGCGCAGTTCGCGCAACTCGTGTGCGCGGCCGAGGAAATCACCTTCCGGGACTTCGTGGCCGGGAACCTCGTGGCCGGAGGGTTCGCGGCCGGAGAGCTCGTGTCCGGAGGGCTCACCGCCGGGGGCCGGAAGGTCGTGGAGCCGGGCGACGGAGGACCGGATGTCGTCGGAGCGGCTGTCCCTGGGCCGGCTGTCGTCGGACCGGGCGACGGAGGACCGACTGCCGGAGGACCGACTGCCGTCGGACCTGTTGTCGTCGGACCTGTTGTCGTCGGACCGGCCGGCGGGAGGCCGACGGCCGGTGGGTGCGGTGTCCGGCGCGGGGCCGGGCAATCCGGGCAGTCCGCTGCCGTCGGTGTCCACCGCCTGATCCGTCACGGGTCACGCTCCCGTCCCACTGCGCGCGGACCCGCCGCACTCCGCACGGGTCGTCCTCGAAGCCTAGTTGACGCATCGTGACGTTCCCGGCGGAGCCGAACGGCAGGCCACACCTGTCGCCCGATCGGATCAGGCGATCGTAGGACTTGAGAGAGACCGGCGGGACGTGAGATACCGTCAGGCCTCCCCGGTCACACCGGCCCCTGAAGCCTCTCAGGCCTCGAACGGGCGGGCCGGCCATGGGGCCAGTGCCGGGCGCAGGGCGTCCAGGCCGTCCCCGTTCCGCGCCGCCACCAGCGACAGCGCGCCCACCACGAGGCAGTTGTTGTGCAGCTCACCGGCGAGCACCCCGCGCACCAGCTCCGCCACCGGCACCCGGGCCAGCTCCATGTCGGCCTCCTCGTGCTCGACCTCGAAGCGCTCCCCCTCCGCCTCGGACAGGTCACGGGCGAGGAAGATCCGCACGGCCTCGTCGCAGCCGCCGGGGGTGGTGTACACGTCGGCGAGGACCCGCCAGTCCTCCGCCTTGACGTGTGCCTCCTCGTACAGCTCGCGCTGGGCGGCGTGCAGCGGGTTCTCGCCGGGGACGTCGAGCAGTCCGGCCGGGATCTCCCACAGCTTCTGCCGCACCGGGTGGCGGTACTGGCGCAGCACCAGGACGCGGTCCTCGTCGTCCAGTGCCAGGACGGCCACCGAGCCCGGGTGCACCTGGTAGTCCCGGCGCGCGACCGACCCGTCGGGCATGACCACCTCGTCGGTGCGGACGGAGGTCTTGTTGCCGCGGAAGGGGGTCTCGGTGCCCCTGATCTCCCACTCCGCGGCGGCGTCCTTGATCGTCATGCCTGTCCTTCCCCAGTGAGCCACATGAACCGCGCCGGCCACGTGGGCCTGTCGCGCCCTCTGAGCCACATGAGCCCCGTGTACGTGAAACCGGGGTGCGCGTCCGCCGGACCTCGGGGGATCCGCCGGCCGGCACCCCGGCCACCGTACAACCGTCGTACGCGGCGACGGCCTTCCGCCTACTTCGCCGTCTTCCGCTCGACCGCCGCCTTGACCAGCCCGGCGAAGAGCGGGTGCGGGCGGGTCGGGCGGGAGCGCAGCTCCGGGTGGGCCTGCGTGGCCACCAGGTACGGGTGGACCTCGCGCGGGTATTCCAGGTACTCCACGAGCTTGCCGTCCGGGGAGGTGCCGGAGAACAGCAGGCCGGCCTTCTTCTCCAGCTCCGCGCGGTAGGTGTTGTTCACCTCGTAGCGGTGGCGGTGGCGCTCCTCCACGTACTCCTTGCCGTCGTACACCTCGCGCACGATCGAGCCCTCGGCGAGCTTGGCCGGGTACATGCCCAGCCGCATGGTGCCGCCCATGTCGCCCTCGCCGGCGACGATGTCGAGCTGCTCGGCCATGGTGGAGATGACCGGGTGGGTGGTGGCCGGGTCGAACTCGGTGGAGTTGGCGTCCTCCACGCCGGCCAGGTTGCGCGCGGCCTCGATCACGACGCACTGCAGGCCGAGGCAGAGACCGAGCAGCGGGATGCGCTGCTCGCGGGCGTACTGGATGGCGCCGACCTTGCCGGTCACACCACGCTCACCGAAGCCGCCCGGGATGCAGATCGCGTCGACGTCGCCGAGCTCGCGGGCGGCGCCGGCCGGGGTCTTGCAGTCGTCTGAGGTGACCCACTTGATCTTCACGCGGGCCTTGTTGGCGAAGCCGCCGGCGCGCAGCGCCTCGGTGACCGAGAGGTAGGCGTCGGGCAGGTCGATGTACTTGCCGACCAGGGCGAGGGTGATCTCGTGGTCGGGGTTGTGGACGCGGTCGAGCAGGTCGTCCCACGTCCTCCAGTCCACGTCGCGGAACGGCAGGTCCAGCTTGCGGACGACATAGGCGTCCAGGCCCTCGCCGTGCACGGTCTTGGGGATGTCGTAGATCGAGCGGGCGTCGGGGCAGGCGACCACGGCGGCCTCGTCGACGTCGCACATCAGCGAGATCTTCCGCTTGATGGCGGTGGGCACCTCGCGGTCGCAGCGCAGCACGATCGCGTCCGGCTGGATGCCGATGTTGCGCAGGGCGGCTACCGAGTGCTGGGTCGGCTTGGTCTTCAGCTCGCCGGAGGGGCCGATGTACGGCAGCAGGGAGATGTGGACGACGAAGACGTTGTCGCGGCCCACCTCGTGGCGGACCTGGCGGACGGTCTCCAGGAAGGGCAGCGACTCGATGTCGCCGACGGTGCCGCCGACCTCGGTGATGACGACGTCCACCTCGTCGGTGGCCATGCGCCGGATGCGGTGCTTGATCTCGTTGGTGATGTGCGGGATGACCTGCACCGTGTCGCCCAGGTACTCGCCGCGCCGCTCCTTGGCGATGACGGTGGAGTACACCTGGCCGGTGGTGACGTTGGCGGAGCCGTCCAGGTCGCGGTCGAGGAACCGCTCGTAGTGGCCGATGTCCAGGTCGGTCTCGGCGCCGTCGTTGGTGACGAACACCTCACCGTGCTGGAAGGGGTTCATCGTGCCCGGGTCGACGTTCAGGTAGGGGTCGAGCTTCTGCATCACGACCCGCAGGCCCCGGGCCTTGAGCAGCATGCCGAGGCTGGAGGCGGTCAGCCCCTTGCCGAGCGAGGAGGCGACACCCCCGGTGACGAAGATGTGCTTCGTCGTCGTGGCTGTGCTGTTGCGGAAAGCGGCGGGCGGCATGGCCAAGAGGGGGCTCCCGTGGTCGCGGTCTGGAGTGCGGAGCGGCGTGGAGGGCCCGGAGGTTTCCGGGGGCGCCGTCGCTGCGGTTCGGGGGTTCTTAAGTCCACCGGTCCACGGGCTACCAGCGTAACAGCGACCGGGAGCGGCCGCTCCCGGCGTCCGCTCGGGCGAGGTGTGCGGGATGCGCGGGCGGGGTGCTCCCCGGGTCCCTCCGGAAAGCCGACGGACCGCCTTCTGGTCGTTTTCGGACCGCCCTCGGACCGACTTCGGGCCGACTTCGGACCGTCTTCGGGGCGCCCGGAGCGTCCGGTTCCGCACCGTCTTCGGACATTTACGGAGAGCGCTTTCGGCCACGCTCCGCGCACGTGTCACCACGGACACGCCACCCCTCCACGCTTCTCACCCGATGCTCACTCGTTCGAGTCACCCGCGTTGCCCGGAGCGGCACGCGCACCACCCGGGTGCGTCGTATCCTGCTCGGACACTCGCTGCCGAGCGGCCCGGAAAACGGCACACCCCCGCCTGCCACCGGAACACTCACGCTCGTCGGCCCGTTGAACATCGACCGCACATTTACCGCATATTTCCCGAACGGGTCGGTGCACAACGACATCTCACACCGACCCCTTGACCGCAAAGAGCGACCGCCCCCTGCGGGGCGACGTGGCCGTTCGACTGGAGTTGCACGTGGCCGGGCGTATCGAAGACTACGCACTCATCGGAGACATGCAGACCGCCGCACTGGTCTGCCGGGACGGCACAGTGGACTGGCTGTGCCTGCCCCGCTTCGACTCCCACGCCGTCTTCGCGGGGCTGCTCGGCACAGAGGAGCACGGCTTCTGGCGCCTCGGGCCGGCCCACGCCCCCGAGGCGGAACCGCCGACGGCGACCCGCCGGAGCTACCGCGGCGAGTCACTCGTCCTGGAATCCGAGTGGGACACGCCACGCGGAACGGTCAGAGTGACCGATTTCATGCCCCCGCGCGACGGCGCCCCGCAGCTCGTGCGGATCGTCGAGGGCGTCACCGGCCGCGTCCCCATGCGGTCGGTACTGCGCATGCGGTTCTCCTACGGGCGGATCACCCCGTGGGTGCACAAGCACGAGGGCCGCACCGTCGCCGTCGCCGGGCCCGACTCGGTGTGGTTCGACACCGAGGCCGAGACCTACGGCAAGTCGCTGACCACGTACAACGACTTCACCGTCGCGCCCGGCGACCGCATCGCCTTCACCGTCTCCTGGCAGCCCTCGCACAAGGAGCCGCCGCCGCTGCCCGAGCCGGAGCAGTCGCTGGAGGCCACCGAGGAGTTCTGGCGCGAGTGGGTCGGGCACTGTACGTACCACGGCCCCTACCGCGAGGCCGTGGTCCGCTCCCTGATCACGCTGAAGGCCCTGACGTACGCCCCGACCGGCGGCATCGTCGCGGCGCCCACCACCTCGCTGCCCGAGCACCTCGGCGGCGTGCGCAACTGGGACTACCGCTACACCTGGCTGCGCGACGCCGCGATCACGCTCTCCTCGCTGCTGCGCACCGGCTACCGCGAGGAGGCCCGCGCCTGGCGCGAGTGGCTGCTGCGCGCGGTCGCCGGCGACCCGGAGAACCTGCAGATCATGTACGGCATCGCCGGCGAGCGCGAGCTCGGCGAGGCGGAGCTGGACTGGCTGCCGGGCTACGAGCGCTCCGCGCCGGTACGCATCGGCAACGGCGCCGCCAGCCAGCTCCAGCTCGACGTCTACGGCGAGGTCACCGAGGCCCTGCACCTGGGCCACATGACGGGTCTGGCCCGCAACGACTACGCCTCCGTCCTCCAACTCCGGCTGATCCGCTACCTGGAGGACCACTGGGACGAGCCCGACGAGGGCATCTGGGAGGTGCGCGGCCCGCGCCGCCACTTCGTGCACTCCAAGGTGATGGCCTGGGTCGCGGTCGACCGCACCATCAAGCTGATCGAGTCCGGCGACGCCGACGGCCCGCTGGAGCGGTGGCGGGAACTGCGCGACGACATCCACCGGGACGTGTGCGAGCGGGGCTTCGACAAGGAGCGCAACACCTTCACGCAGTCCTACGGCTCCAAGGAGCTGGACGCGTCCCTGCTGCTGATTCCGCAGATGGGCTTCCTGCCGCCGGACGACAAGAGGGTCATCGGCACCATCGAGGCGATCCAGCGCGAGCTGTCCACGCCGGACGGCTTCATCCTGCGGTACCCGACCGCGGGTTCCGAGGAGGGGGTGGACGGGCTGCCGGGCGACGAGGGAGCCTTCCTGGCCTGCTCGTTCTGGATGGCGGACGACCTGGCGATGATCGGCCGGGTCGACGAGGCCCGCCGTCTCTTCGAGAAGCTGCTGTCCCTGCGCAACGACCTCGGCCTGCTGGCCGAGGAGTGGGACCCGCGCCTGCAGCGCCAGGTCGGCAACTTCCCCCAGGCCTTCAGCCACGTACCGCTCATCGACACTGCCCTGCGCCTGACGGCGTCGGGCGCGTACGGGGGCTGACGACGCCACGCCCCGCGCCCCGTGCCTTCGGGGGGTGCGGGGCGTCCGCGCGCGGCGGGCCACGGCACACGATCCCCGGCCGGACCTCCGGAGCGACCCCGCGCTCGGGCGAACTCGGGCGAACGGGACCGGCTGGACGGCACTCAGGCGAACGGGACCGGCTGCGTCAGCTCGTCGTACACGCTCAGCACGTGCGCCACCGTCGCGTCCTCCGTCGGCCAGGTCCCCGCCTGCCACGCGCCCCGCTCGACCAGCCACTGCCGCCGCACCGCGTCACCGAGCAGCCGTACCACCGCGCCGCCGAGCGCCCCCGCGTCCCCGTACGGCACCAACTCGGCGGCATCACCGACGAGTTCCGGCGTGCCGCCCACCGCCGTGGCCACCAGCGGCACCCCGGCCCGCAGCGCCTCCTGCGCGAACACCGACCGCGACTCCCAGCCGCTGGGCAGTAACGCCAGATCCGCCGCGGCGAGCAGTTCCGGGACGTCCTCCCGGCTGCCCAGCAGCCGCACCGGCAGTTCCTCCGCCTCGATACGCCGCTGCAACTCCGGCCGCAGCGCCCCCTCCCCCGCGATCACGAGCAACGGCACGGGATCGTGGCCCTGCCACACCCGCACGGCGTCGAGCAGCACCTCGTGCCCGCGGTGCCGTTCGAGTGCGCCGACGGCGAGGAGCAACGGCCGTTCCGTGGCGCCGAGTTCGGCACGCGCCTTGGGCCCGTCCGGCCCCTCGCGGCCCTCGCGGCCCGCTCCGTCGCCGCCACCGGCGCCCCCGCCCGGCGACGGGAGCGCGACGGCGGCGAGCCGGGCGTCCCTCGCGCCGCGCGACCGTGCCCGGTCGACCAGGTCGGAGGAGGTGCCGAGCAACACGGACGCGGCCTTGGCGACCCGCCGTTCGAGCAGCCGCAGCAGGTGCGCCCGGGGCCCCTCGGCGTGCGCGCGGGTGTGCCAGGTGACGACGAA carries:
- a CDS encoding tetratricopeptide repeat protein, whose product is MTDQAVDTDGSGLPGLPGPAPDTAPTGRRPPAGRSDDNRSDDNRSDGSRSSGSRSSVARSDDSRPRDSRSDDIRSSVARLHDLPAPGGEPSGHELSGREPSGHEVPGHEVPEGDFLGRAHELRELRADIARAGLDTLSGRKAPRARVLLIAGRPGQGRTALAEELLRRVADRYEDGVLRARLSEPDGTPVPTERTARHLLSALGRPVPPGADEDELSHLLREALSERRVLLLLDDAAGAEQVDALLPDSPDCLVVAVSRGPLTGISDVRPCTVGGLDTASAVALLARRTGAVRVTVDPRAAEQLAEACGGQPAALVLAGGWLAARPKAAVADVTRHLNADTEGGAPLGTPFGTPLAKVFRLAYAGLPAPARRMLRLLALVPAVPADPQTAAALAGCSVEAARAVLDSCVDAGFLHRLPTPLPQYEVPGCLQPLLRARAEAEDRPGELRLARARMLERTLRLLQSCRAVTETDSPRAREKLLNTPPALRFPDPRAAADWLRARQPALLAAARLAVDDGELDTLARRLMSQLVRAMVAHFGTRAAAPELYGIHRLVLEVAERRDLPRERAAALLNLADLDVRAGRTRDALARYRAALDAGREAGDPYATGRATESVGAAHLELGDPDRAADWFGRALAERLARDERADAARLHGRIGGAHARAGRYAEAMRSWRSAVTGYRRAGDVVAQARALGELAGAQEAAGHADEALETCRQAVELARHAEDGELQADLHTRLAETLERTGDPAGARLHRGAAARLRGAVPPTESSATDGRG
- a CDS encoding NUDIX hydrolase, with amino-acid sequence MTIKDAAAEWEIRGTETPFRGNKTSVRTDEVVMPDGSVARRDYQVHPGSVAVLALDDEDRVLVLRQYRHPVRQKLWEIPAGLLDVPGENPLHAAQRELYEEAHVKAEDWRVLADVYTTPGGCDEAVRIFLARDLSEAEGERFEVEHEEADMELARVPVAELVRGVLAGELHNNCLVVGALSLVAARNGDGLDALRPALAPWPARPFEA
- a CDS encoding CTP synthase: MPPAAFRNSTATTTKHIFVTGGVASSLGKGLTASSLGMLLKARGLRVVMQKLDPYLNVDPGTMNPFQHGEVFVTNDGAETDLDIGHYERFLDRDLDGSANVTTGQVYSTVIAKERRGEYLGDTVQVIPHITNEIKHRIRRMATDEVDVVITEVGGTVGDIESLPFLETVRQVRHEVGRDNVFVVHISLLPYIGPSGELKTKPTQHSVAALRNIGIQPDAIVLRCDREVPTAIKRKISLMCDVDEAAVVACPDARSIYDIPKTVHGEGLDAYVVRKLDLPFRDVDWRTWDDLLDRVHNPDHEITLALVGKYIDLPDAYLSVTEALRAGGFANKARVKIKWVTSDDCKTPAGAARELGDVDAICIPGGFGERGVTGKVGAIQYAREQRIPLLGLCLGLQCVVIEAARNLAGVEDANSTEFDPATTHPVISTMAEQLDIVAGEGDMGGTMRLGMYPAKLAEGSIVREVYDGKEYVEERHRHRYEVNNTYRAELEKKAGLLFSGTSPDGKLVEYLEYPREVHPYLVATQAHPELRSRPTRPHPLFAGLVKAAVERKTAK
- a CDS encoding glycoside hydrolase family 15 protein: MAGRIEDYALIGDMQTAALVCRDGTVDWLCLPRFDSHAVFAGLLGTEEHGFWRLGPAHAPEAEPPTATRRSYRGESLVLESEWDTPRGTVRVTDFMPPRDGAPQLVRIVEGVTGRVPMRSVLRMRFSYGRITPWVHKHEGRTVAVAGPDSVWFDTEAETYGKSLTTYNDFTVAPGDRIAFTVSWQPSHKEPPPLPEPEQSLEATEEFWREWVGHCTYHGPYREAVVRSLITLKALTYAPTGGIVAAPTTSLPEHLGGVRNWDYRYTWLRDAAITLSSLLRTGYREEARAWREWLLRAVAGDPENLQIMYGIAGERELGEAELDWLPGYERSAPVRIGNGAASQLQLDVYGEVTEALHLGHMTGLARNDYASVLQLRLIRYLEDHWDEPDEGIWEVRGPRRHFVHSKVMAWVAVDRTIKLIESGDADGPLERWRELRDDIHRDVCERGFDKERNTFTQSYGSKELDASLLLIPQMGFLPPDDKRVIGTIEAIQRELSTPDGFILRYPTAGSEEGVDGLPGDEGAFLACSFWMADDLAMIGRVDEARRLFEKLLSLRNDLGLLAEEWDPRLQRQVGNFPQAFSHVPLIDTALRLTASGAYGG
- a CDS encoding glycosyltransferase family 4 protein; amino-acid sequence: MTLVSSQSPHAPSPHGQSPLHAVQVVGGGSAGSSAHVRSLAAGLVARGVRVTVCAPVEAERTYDFTGTGAAHVAVDRSTDPSSVAALRAVCADADLVHAHGLHAGLRASLALGRRVPFVVTWHTRAHAEGPRAHLLRLLERRVAKAASVLLGTSSDLVDRARSRGARDARLAAVALPSPGGGAGGGDGAGREGREGPDGPKARAELGATERPLLLAVGALERHRGHEVLLDAVRVWQGHDPVPLLVIAGEGALRPELQRRIEAEELPVRLLGSREDVPELLAAADLALLPSGWESRSVFAQEALRAGVPLVATAVGGTPELVGDAAELVPYGDAGALGGAVVRLLGDAVRRQWLVERGAWQAGTWPTEDATVAHVLSVYDELTQPVPFA